The Solanum lycopersicum chromosome 2, SLM_r2.1 DNA window TGGAGACACGGCAATATcttggcgatcaatgaagcaaacatTGGTAgccacttcttcaaatcatgcagaaataatagccatccatgaagcaagtcgagagtgcgtctggttgagatcaatgacccatcatattcagaaaatgtgtggtttttctttgaaaaagaatataccaaccacaatgtacgaagataatGCTGCATGTATAGCTCAATTGAAAGGAGGATACATCAAAGGAGACCGGACAAAGCATATCTCACCAAAGTTCTTTTTCACGCATGattttcaacaaaatggtgagatagaagttcaacaaattcgttcaagtgataatcttgcTGATTTATTCACTAAGGCATTGCCAACATCAACGTTTGAGAAATTGAGATACAAGATTGGAATGCGCCGTCTCCGAGATATCAAGTAAATTTTTCATCAGGGGGAGCGAAATAcgcgttgtactcttttccttaactatggttttgtcccaagttgggttttcctggtaaggtttttaacgaggcaacattcaaagcgtattatgagatatgtgtactctttttccttcactaggctttttcccactgggtttttcctagtaaggttttaatgaggcacataatctatgtatatccaagggggagtgttgtaaatccattgtatatgtggatgatccattagaattatccaacaattaattggattcatgattagtgtttccaatgtgataagatatcaaggtgatatgaaccttgatgataactatgtaaaatttcaaggtgacctttgactatgatatctcaatactataaatagagatatcattcaccattgtatgatatacttgaataagaaaattatctcctcaatcttatacttcttgtctttttcatcttatattctgagctttctttacaaCAGAGCggataattaaataattaaaatagatatcttattatttctttaaaaatagtgtaagataaaatttaatgaaaaaattatttaaattgattgagtgactttataagtgaaatataaataattgggTGACTTTCTAAGTTAACAACTTAAAATTGAGCGACTTTCTAAGTAACAATTCAAAGTTAAGTGACCATAtaagatattaactcaattcaATTTGctcaatttcattaaatttgaattattttatttattccttttacaaataaaatatttcagaaaataattttgacaaGATTTCATATCCAATTTTTATGAGGTGAAATGATTTGTGTCGAAATAGATtgagttaaaaaaaatgacagaGTTGTTCCTAACTTGGATAAATTATGTCCTAATTTTGTCACAATACTGGtgaaaatataaacatatgcacaaaacataaaacaaaggaaaaataaattatacaagaCAGTTCACATATAATTAAGAGTTTGTTTGATAATGCTGTTAAAAAAAGGAATTCGAAATTAAAAGGGCaggtattttattttgaaaagcaaaaatggtatattaaaaaagttttaaccAAAAGGGCTAAATTACTTCGGATGGAGTGATTTTTTGACGTCTTTCTGTTAAACGAAAAAAATTCACCGCCCTAGCAACTGTTTTctccaaaataataatttcttcttttctttaaaatcgTTGCTATAGcaatgttttaattaaaataaataaatcaaaaaggctgcttaagaaaccaaaaaaaaagtcattgcCATGACAACGATTTtgtataactattttttttaaaatcgctATGGCAgcctttttataaaaaaatcaaaaattttaatggtAATGTGTTGCTATAGTAGCAATTTTgtttaagaaattaatttttgtcatttacttattttatcttGAGATAAGTTATTCCGATATTACTATACCACCCAAAGGGAGGAATAACTTATCCGGTACTAATTATTAATTACGGGATGAGTTATCATGAACATATCAACCAAACAACAAATTAAGTGACAGTACAATTTAGGGTATATTTGGTAggaagaaaaatgttttcctagaaaatgtcTCCcgaaaaacaagtagatttttgacttattttctcatgtttggttggtgaatataaaatattttctgatagagatttagtgtttgatttttgagagaaaaatatttttgagaaatatcttttatttttttactatagtagaaaataatttttaaaaacaaacttaaattttttgggGTGGATAGGGgtgggaggggggagggggatCAAGGGTGTgggtgaaaaaaaataaaaaattttaagtttaaattattttttaaaaacaaacttaaaactTTTTGGGGAGTGGGGTGGGGTtgggggctggtaggggtgGGTGGATGGTCGAGGATATgggtgaaaaatgaaattttaaagttgaaaacatttttcttaaatttaagaaaaataaattgatttagaaaattttttccaaaattatttaatccaaccaaatttgagaaaacatttttcgaaaaatattttaattcatacCAAACAACCCCGAATATAATAAGGATATGCCTGTGTTTTCAACAAGTTTTATCCGATAGGTTGCAGATATAGAAGcacatattcaaaaaaaaattcttaatttgctagaaaggatgatgatattatttggaaaaataaaCCCCATATAGCACCAACATTTTACATTGCCAATAAAACTGAATCTCTAGCATTCGAAACAGAACAAAAATTTCCAAGAAACCCATCAATCTTTCCAAGTTTAACTCCTTCACAAGCATTAGTAATACATATCACACTATTATAAGGAACTAAAGAGGATGATTAACTGATCAATACGTTCCTTAAGCATGAAATCAGCTGAAGAATCTGGCAAGAATTTAGCGAACTCATCAAGTAAATCTGAATGATCCTTGAAAAGTATagcaatctacacatgaatgtaaaataataatcaatattcataaattaaaacatgaaGATCACCTAATATAAATTGTGTATCCAAATTGAAAGATGTTTTATCACCTTATGGTAGATATCATATTTGTTCTCGTGCTCCCTGTTGTACATCCtcaaaatgttcaaaaatgATTCATACACATGGTTGTCCTGTCGAAAACGTTCCTGCACAAAGCGATGACCCCAACAAGTAAGTCAACACTCATATTTTATCCATCTATCTGTCTGTCTAACAAAATATCTTGTCAGATTCTTTATGaatttagaagaaaagaaagctTAGAGAATAACCTTTACTTTCTCCACAAAACTAACAGCTTCTTCAAACTTAATTCCCTGTGGACGAGCctcattttcttgttttatttgataAGTTGAAGGAGCCTCAGTTTCTTGCTTTACTTGATAAGTCGAAGGAGCCTCAGTTTCTTGTTTTACTTGATAAGTTGAAGGAACTTCAGTTTCTTGTTTTACTTGATAAGTTGAAGGAGCTTCAGTTTCTTGTTTTACTTGATAAGTTGAAGGAGCCTCAATTTTacacttcttctcttctttctttactAACTTGGAATCATTCCACTTAGTCATTACACCTACAAGAAATCCAACTGCAAAGCAATAACCATTCAAATTACAATCTCACATATATATAAGCATTATGTGTGTGACAGAATTCGTTAAAGACTTACCAGCTCGTTCATAACAATCTATAAATACATTGAAATGCTCCATAAGAGAACGATGTTTCCCAAGTACTCTAGCAACCTGAAATGAGTGGTTAAATCTATGATGCTTAAACAACAAACATATCGACTTGTACATCATTTAAAAGATATTAGTACCACAAAATCCTGTAGAAACATTAGGTCTAGCCTATAATTTGCATGAACATCAACCAAACCATAGATAGTAGAATTTATAAGCAAAGATTACTGTCACATAGGAGCAATAAAGATAAGATTAGATGCATGATACACGTACCAAAGATTGTAACTGCTCCCTTGTAATTAATATTCTGCTGTAATCATGAAGACATTTCAAGAATGTCTGATAATCAGCTGGACTTCCTAGTCTTTCCTTTACCTCTTCACAGAAAGTGAACCCATTTGTATATGTATCTGCCAAGATCAAACAAATACTATTAAAAAGCACAATAACCAAACTCAACAACTCTATGCTAAAAACAGATGCATACATCAAGAACTTAAGCAAAAATGGAGTCAAACAGACTGAATGTTTAGCAacatactaataaaatattaatcatgaCGAATTCTGATATGTCTTgttggagatttttttttacgAAATTTCAATTGTTGTCTTGTATAGTAATGTAAAGTACTTGTAACAAAATCCTAATGAAAAATTGTTCAAGACTTTCTCTAGCTCAATACATCGGTAAGTATTCCAATTGTCAAGCAGTAACCAATCTTAATGGCACAAAAGTTTTataatcatgaaattttaaCTTACCAACTCGATCATAAAGATCCAGAAATTCATTAAAACCCTCCATAAGATCAGGATATTTTCCAAGTATTTCAGCAACCTGAAATTGATAGCTTGCTTCAAATTAATGATGCTTTAACAACAAGATCGACTTGTATATCATTTAAAAGACATTAGAACCACAAAATCCTATAAAATAGGATTTAGTACCCCTGTTCCTCCCTTTTCTTAGCCAAAACTCATAAGAGAGCCCAACCAAACCCCAAATAGCAAATATTACAAACAATGATAAATGTCACTTTGGAACAAAAGGGGATTAATAGTATGATAGACGTACCAAACTTTGTAACTCGTTCCTTGTGATCGTTTCTGTGCCGTAATGACGGAGACATGTTAAGAAGTTCAGATAATCAGCTGGACTTTGTAGTCTTTCCTTTACCCTTTCACGGAAAATGAACCCTTTGCTACACGAAGCTGACAAGatcaacaaaatcaaattaaaaagcATACTAACAAAACTCAGCAACTCTGCTAAAATCAAATGCATACACCAAGaactttaccaaaaaaataagtgagataaactgaataataaattaatatatatttactaataGATCAGTGTCATTACAAAGTATATAGCTAATAGTGGAAGATTCTAATGCAGCACATCAAATACAAATATTCAGCTAACCATGAACTCACATTTCAGGGCATCTTCAAACTCTCCAAAAGAATTCATTTTACCAGTATGCTGCTGCTTGCTTAGATCCTCTTTGTAGTTGGTATCTGGCAAGAACCTAGTAAACTCATCTAACAAATCTGGATGGCCATTGAAAAGTATGGCAACCTAAACATACGATATGacaaaaagtaacaaaaaattaaaacataaacatcatctATTGTATaccaattttaaaaagaaactaTTACCTCTCGGTACACCTCATCGATTCCCTTATGCTCTTTCTTATACACGTTCAAGATGTCTAGAAAGTATCTGTAGACTTGATCATCATTTTGGAATCGTGTCTGCAgaatatgataaattaaataaattaggactaaagtattttaaagaagaaaaaaacagacCTATATTATTTAAACTGGAAGTGTAACCCTTATTTTATTCACAAAGTTGACAGCATCTCCAAATTCAACTCGAGGCTTATCTTCTTGATTGGGAGTTATCGTATATCCCTCGGGCAAGAAAGTGTTGAATCCAATGATCAACCTAGGGTACTCTTTGAACAAATCTTTCACTCTTTCTATGACAGTAACAGTATCAATTCTGTAAAAAAATGGAATTATTCACTGATAAAACAACAAATATGAGAATGATGACACTAAGGCAAATAGTAGTAACATACCTTTGAGCCTTAAAATGTTTCATAATATCAAGGAACATTTCATACTTCACTTTGCCTTGAAACGTGTCCTTAACTTCCTTCAAATAAGACAAAGCATCCTCTGTTCTAAGATTTGGGTTACAAGGGCTAAGAAAAGTTAGCCCTCTACCAGCAATGCGGCTGCCCAAACCATTTTCAACTACTTGTGATGAACGACGCCTACTTCAcacaacaaaaaattcatataccaTAAGTAGTCACTACTACCAAAAATGATATCatgtatataatgaaaaatcagcccatttttttttgatttttaacctaaattaacACACTAATTTCTTCACGAGAattcaataaatcaaaataattgaGAAAGTGAATAGAGCTTACGGCTCTCTACGAGAATAATTGATTCGCCGCCTAAACCTCTCTTTACCACCAGATACTTCTCCTCTCAATCGGGCCATGCTGCAAAAATTGTACATCAACAAGAAGTTGTGCtagtaaatataaattttattaagaattaataaaaaaatcaattcaatcataaaaatTACTCAGACAAAGGGGGAAAAAATTAGAAACGGCTGAACCCTAGTATTTTTCTCTATACCTTCTCTACTTGGAGAAAAAAATGTTGTGTATGTAGTAATGAGACTACACATATATATAGTACTAATTCTTGTAACGTATGATGTTGGTCAAACTTTAAGGGCAGTTTAGTCTTTCTCTAATATTTTTAGTCATTCACTAAAGTTATGACTATTTATTGACCGGATTCAATTTGTTGAATTGAAAATGATTAAAGTAAAAGCAGTGAATccatattttatgaattattaattatttttcttaaaatatcatGTATTTCTTCTCCTTATTTTTCCGTAAATATGCAACTCATTTGTAgttttagtattattattgtcaCAATCAGAATCTAGACTctagacgagaccggcgtcgttgacctctcagaggtcgcaaacaagccaacttacgtcattcttactttacatagattaattttagcgaaaaatttgaaatttttgattctttaatcatacttgccaaacatt harbors:
- the LOC101249887 gene encoding paired amphipathic helix protein Sin3-like 1, which codes for MKRLRDDVYDSPSFKRPFESNKGETYSPSQVPGSGKSGVGGGSSAGGASDSNSNLTTGDALSYLKEVKDMFRCQRDNFSLRKIDIVGVIARVKDLFKGHPMLILGFNTFLPRGYETTLNDEDETPPKKVEFEEAISFVNKIKVQTQVDGRATGLLLQLSGRQHSSGVRMARLRGEVSGGKERFRRRINYSRREPRRSSQVVENGLGSRIAGRGLTFLSPCNPNLRTEDALSYLKEVKDTFQGKVKYEMFLDIMKHFKAQRIDTVTVIERVKDLFKEYPRLIIGFNTFLPEGYTITPNQEDKPRVEFGDAVNFVNKIRTRFQNDDQVYRYFLDILNVYKKEHKGIDEVYREVAILFNGHPDLLDEFTRFLPDTNYKEDLSKQQHTGKMNSFGEFEDALKSSCSKGFIFRERVKERLQSPADYLNFLTCLRHYGTETITRNELQSLVAEILGKYPDLMEGFNEFLDLYDRVDTYTNGFTFCEEVKERLGSPADYQTFLKCLHDYSRILITREQLQSLVARVLGKHRSLMEHFNVFIDCYERAVGFLVGVMTKWNDSKLVKKEEKKCKIEAPSTYQVKQETEAPSTYQVKQETEVPSTYQVKQETEAPSTYQVKQETEAPSTYQIKQENEARPQGIKFEEAVSFVEKVKERFRQDNHVYESFLNILRMYNREHENKYDIYHKIAILFKDHSDLLDEFAKFLPDSSADFMLKERIDQLIILFSSL